The uncultured Desulfobulbus sp. genome window below encodes:
- a CDS encoding PilZ domain-containing protein: protein MRGRTQTCTVKDGRIRVTCPSCKKRRYVAVPGKLRRKSIRCPCGMSTMYNLNHRVYARESTCGKGFLLLDKGRECPVYLCDISLGGVGFNIPPQYTRTISTNKELRLKYRSGAGSSMIRRIRITSLINNRAGAEFIDGKPPSLF, encoded by the coding sequence ATGCGAGGTCGTACCCAAACCTGTACAGTCAAAGATGGACGAATCCGAGTTACCTGCCCGAGTTGTAAAAAACGACGCTATGTGGCGGTTCCCGGAAAGCTTCGCAGAAAAAGCATTCGTTGTCCCTGTGGTATGTCCACCATGTACAATCTCAACCACCGAGTCTACGCACGGGAATCCACTTGCGGCAAGGGATTTCTGCTTCTGGACAAGGGAAGAGAGTGTCCGGTTTACCTCTGTGATATTTCTCTGGGTGGGGTCGGCTTTAATATCCCCCCCCAATACACCCGGACCATCTCAACCAATAAAGAGTTGCGTCTTAAATATCGCTCTGGTGCAGGAAGCTCGATGATTCGACGAATTCGTATCACCAGCCTCATCAACAATAGGGCCGGTGCGGAGTTTATTGATGGAAAGCCTCCATCGCTGTTTTAA
- the ilvY gene encoding HTH-type transcriptional activator IlvY: MIMDIRAIKIFNHLAHSLHFGRTSRACNLSPSALTRTIQRIEDEVGKQLFLRDNRRVSLTPAGIIFKEYAEEMEQRWHQLKQDLSDDASLHGELSLYCSVTAATSILPAILGRFRENHPGVQIKLQTGDAAEALDRLSARDAQVTIAALPEQLPDSVVFTELVRTPLLFITPQENTLPVLDNEHQIDWPRTPVILAEQGLSRIRIDRWFKEKNIQPNIYAEVAGNEALLAMVGLGCGVGVVPELVLEKSPLRNRVKVSSITPELTPFVIGACTLQHHLTYPVIQAFWKTVEEMHTALG, from the coding sequence ATGATTATGGACATCCGTGCCATTAAAATTTTCAATCACCTGGCCCATTCTCTCCATTTCGGACGCACCAGCCGTGCCTGCAACCTCAGCCCCTCTGCCCTGACCCGGACCATTCAACGCATTGAAGATGAGGTGGGAAAACAGCTCTTTCTGCGTGACAACCGCAGGGTCAGCCTGACTCCCGCTGGCATTATTTTCAAAGAGTATGCTGAGGAAATGGAACAACGCTGGCACCAACTCAAGCAGGACTTGAGTGACGATGCTTCCCTCCATGGAGAGCTCTCTCTCTACTGTTCGGTGACGGCAGCGACATCGATTCTTCCCGCTATTCTTGGCCGTTTTCGAGAAAATCACCCCGGGGTCCAGATTAAACTGCAGACAGGCGATGCGGCCGAGGCCCTGGACCGGCTCAGTGCGCGTGATGCTCAGGTGACCATCGCCGCCCTACCTGAGCAGCTGCCTGATTCTGTGGTTTTTACTGAATTGGTACGCACTCCTCTTCTTTTTATAACTCCCCAAGAAAATACCCTGCCCGTACTCGATAACGAGCACCAGATAGACTGGCCCCGTACACCGGTGATCCTGGCCGAACAGGGATTAAGTCGTATACGTATTGACCGCTGGTTCAAAGAGAAAAACATTCAGCCTAATATCTATGCCGAGGTCGCGGGTAACGAGGCACTTTTGGCCATGGTTGGACTCGGATGCGGGGTGGGAGTTGTGCCCGAGCTGGTGCTTGAAAAAAGTCCCTTACGCAATCGAGTCAAAGTCAGCTCAATCACCCCCGAGTTAACACCTTTTGTCATTGGTGCCTGCACCTTGCAGCATCACCTCACCTACCCTGTCATCCAGGCTTTCTGGAAAACAGTGGAGGAGATGCACACAGCATTGGGTTGA
- the ilvC gene encoding ketol-acid reductoisomerase: MGQNYFNTLPLRLQLEELGKCRFMDGAEFADGVEKLKGKKIVIVGCGAQGLHQGLNLRDSGLDVSYALRDSAISEQRQSWKNATNNGFTVGNYQEMIPTADLVINLTPDKQHTNVVTAVMPLMKEGACLSYSHGFNIVEEGMQIREDLTVVMVAPKSPGTEVREEYKRGFGVPTLIAVHRENDPKGEGWDIAKAYAAGTGGHRAGVLQSSFVAEVKSDLMGEQTILCGMLQAGSLLCFDKMVSEGVDAAYATKLIQYGWETITEALKHGGITNMMDRLSNPAKLRAFYLSEEIKEILAPLFEKHMDDIMSGSFSSTMMEDWANDDKNLLTWRAATAETGFEKTDATTAEISEQEYFDNGILMIAMVKAGVELAFDTMVSAGIKEESAYYESLHEVPLIANTIARKKLYEMNVVISDTAEYGNYLFAHKAVPMLADFMKTVGTDVIGKGMSVKDNTVDNVELIEVNAAIRYTVVEQVGEELRSYMSAMKPIM, translated from the coding sequence ATGGGACAGAATTACTTCAATACTCTGCCGCTTCGTCTGCAGCTTGAAGAATTGGGCAAATGCCGTTTTATGGATGGTGCTGAGTTTGCCGATGGTGTTGAGAAGCTCAAAGGCAAGAAAATCGTTATCGTTGGTTGCGGTGCCCAGGGACTGCACCAGGGCCTCAACCTGCGTGATTCCGGACTGGACGTGAGCTATGCCCTGCGTGATTCTGCCATCAGCGAGCAGCGTCAGAGCTGGAAAAACGCGACCAACAACGGTTTTACCGTGGGCAACTACCAGGAGATGATCCCCACCGCCGATCTGGTGATCAACCTGACCCCGGACAAACAGCACACCAACGTTGTGACCGCAGTTATGCCGCTGATGAAAGAAGGTGCCTGTCTGTCTTACTCCCACGGTTTCAACATTGTTGAAGAAGGGATGCAGATCCGTGAGGACCTCACCGTTGTCATGGTTGCTCCGAAATCTCCTGGAACCGAGGTTCGCGAAGAGTACAAACGTGGTTTTGGTGTCCCCACCCTGATCGCGGTTCATCGTGAGAACGACCCCAAAGGTGAAGGTTGGGATATTGCCAAGGCTTACGCCGCCGGTACCGGTGGACATCGGGCCGGTGTGCTCCAGTCTTCCTTTGTTGCCGAGGTTAAATCCGATCTCATGGGCGAGCAGACCATCCTCTGCGGTATGCTCCAGGCTGGCTCACTGCTCTGCTTTGATAAGATGGTCAGCGAGGGCGTTGATGCCGCCTATGCTACCAAACTGATTCAGTACGGTTGGGAGACCATCACTGAAGCGCTCAAACATGGCGGTATCACCAACATGATGGACCGTCTCTCCAATCCGGCAAAACTGCGTGCCTTCTACCTCTCCGAGGAGATCAAAGAGATTTTGGCTCCGCTTTTTGAGAAGCACATGGATGATATCATGAGTGGCAGCTTTTCCAGCACCATGATGGAAGATTGGGCAAACGATGATAAAAACCTGCTGACCTGGCGCGCTGCCACCGCTGAGACCGGCTTTGAGAAAACCGATGCGACCACTGCCGAGATCAGCGAGCAGGAGTACTTTGACAACGGTATCCTCATGATCGCCATGGTCAAAGCCGGTGTTGAGCTTGCCTTTGACACCATGGTTTCCGCCGGTATCAAAGAGGAGTCCGCCTACTACGAGAGTCTGCACGAGGTTCCGCTGATCGCCAACACCATCGCTCGCAAGAAACTCTACGAGATGAACGTGGTTATCTCCGATACCGCCGAGTACGGCAACTACCTCTTCGCTCACAAAGCTGTTCCCATGCTGGCCGACTTCATGAAAACCGTTGGCACCGATGTGATCGGAAAAGGTATGTCTGTCAAAGATAATACCGTGGACAACGTCGAGCTGATCGAAGTCAACGCTGCCATTCGCTACACCGTGGTTGAGCAGGTTGGTGAAGAGCTGCGTTCCTACATGAGCGCCATGAAGCCGATCATGTAA